A single region of the Streptomyces sp. NBC_01803 genome encodes:
- the deoC gene encoding deoxyribose-phosphate aldolase: MPSTAPALPLADVTATDAALRRFLHGLPGVDAVGLEARAAALGTRSIKTTSKAFAIDLAISMIDLTTLEGADTPGKVRALCAKGIRPDPGDRSVPSVAAICVYPDMAAVAVEALRGTGVSVASVATAFPAGRAARSVKLADVAEAVAAGAGEIDMVIDRGAFLAGHYLEVFEEITAVKEACGQAHLKVILENGELATYDAIRRASWLAMLAGADFIKTSTGKVAVNATPANTLLMLEAVRDFRAATGVQVGVKPAGGIRTSKDAITYLVLVNETAGEDWLSPRWFRFGASSLLNDLLMQRQKLSSGRYSGPDYVTVD; encoded by the coding sequence ATGCCATCCACAGCACCGGCACTGCCCCTGGCCGACGTGACCGCGACCGACGCGGCCTTGCGCCGCTTCCTGCACGGTCTGCCCGGAGTCGACGCGGTCGGGCTCGAAGCCCGCGCCGCGGCTCTGGGGACTCGTTCGATCAAGACGACATCGAAGGCGTTCGCCATCGATCTGGCGATCTCGATGATCGACCTCACCACCCTGGAGGGCGCGGACACCCCGGGCAAGGTGCGGGCGCTGTGCGCCAAGGGCATCCGGCCCGATCCGGGGGACCGGTCCGTGCCGTCCGTGGCGGCGATCTGCGTCTACCCGGACATGGCCGCCGTCGCCGTGGAGGCGCTGCGCGGCACCGGGGTGTCGGTCGCCTCGGTCGCCACCGCCTTCCCGGCCGGCCGTGCGGCCCGTTCGGTGAAGCTGGCGGACGTCGCCGAGGCCGTCGCGGCGGGCGCGGGCGAGATCGACATGGTGATCGACCGGGGCGCGTTCCTCGCGGGCCACTACCTGGAGGTCTTCGAGGAGATCACCGCCGTGAAGGAAGCCTGCGGGCAGGCCCATCTCAAGGTCATCCTGGAGAACGGCGAGCTGGCCACCTACGACGCCATCCGCCGCGCGTCCTGGCTGGCGATGCTGGCGGGCGCGGACTTCATCAAGACCTCGACGGGCAAGGTCGCGGTCAACGCCACCCCGGCCAACACCCTGCTGATGCTGGAGGCCGTGCGCGATTTCCGCGCCGCCACCGGCGTCCAAGTGGGGGTCAAGCCCGCAGGCGGTATCCGCACCAGCAAGGACGCGATCACGTACCTGGTGCTGGTGAACGAGACGGCGGGCGAGGACTGGCTGAGCCCGCGCTGGTTCCGCTTCGGCGCCTCCAGCCTGCTCAACGACCTGCTCATGCAACGCCAGAAGCTGAGCTCCGGCCGGTATTCCGGTCCCGATTACGTGACGGTGGACTGA
- a CDS encoding acetyl/propionyl/methylcrotonyl-CoA carboxylase subunit alpha, whose product MRKVLIANRGEIAVRVARACRDAGIASVAVYAEPDRDAVHVRATDEAFALGGDTPAASYLDIEKVLKAAADAGADAIHPGYGFLSENADFAQAVLDAGLTWIGPPPHAIRSLGDKVAARHIAQRAGAPLVAGTPDPVSGADEVLDFAREHGLPVAIKAAFGGGGRGLKVARTLDEVPELYESAVREATVAFGRGECFVERYLDRPRHVETQCLADQHGNVVVVSTRDCSLQRRHQKLVEEAPAPYLTPEQNQQLYSASKAILKEAGYVGAGTCEFLVGQDGTISFLEVNTRLQVEHPVTEEISGIDLVREQLRIAGGEELGYDDPPLRGHSFEFRVNGEDPGRGFLPAPGTVTTFAPPSGPGVRLDAGVESGSVIGPAWDSLLAKLIVTGATRKQALERAARALAEFRVEGMATALTFHRVVVKDPAFAPEVNGREGEPFTVHTRWIETEFAATIEPFDPTGGADGEEGDIRETVVVEVGGKRLEVSLPATLAMPLARAAVAGGARPARRKPAKRAGAAATGDSLASPMQGTIVKVAVEDGQQVEEGDLVIVLEAMKMEQPINAHRSGTVSGLKADVGASVSSGAVICEIKD is encoded by the coding sequence GTGCGCAAGGTGCTCATCGCCAACCGCGGCGAAATCGCCGTCAGGGTCGCCAGGGCGTGCCGGGACGCCGGTATCGCCAGTGTGGCCGTCTACGCCGAGCCGGACCGGGACGCGGTGCACGTCCGGGCGACGGACGAGGCGTTCGCGCTGGGCGGTGACACCCCCGCCGCGAGCTACCTGGACATCGAGAAAGTCCTCAAGGCCGCCGCCGACGCGGGGGCCGACGCCATTCATCCCGGCTATGGATTCCTCTCGGAGAACGCCGACTTCGCGCAGGCCGTGCTGGACGCGGGCCTGACCTGGATCGGCCCGCCGCCCCACGCGATCCGCTCGCTGGGCGACAAGGTCGCCGCCCGCCACATCGCGCAGCGCGCCGGCGCCCCGCTGGTCGCCGGCACCCCCGACCCGGTCTCCGGCGCCGACGAGGTCCTCGACTTCGCGCGGGAGCACGGTCTGCCGGTCGCCATCAAGGCGGCCTTCGGCGGGGGCGGTCGCGGCCTGAAGGTCGCGCGCACCCTCGACGAGGTCCCGGAGCTGTACGAGTCGGCCGTCCGCGAGGCCACCGTCGCCTTCGGCCGCGGCGAGTGCTTCGTCGAGCGGTATCTCGACCGGCCCCGGCACGTGGAGACCCAGTGCCTGGCCGACCAGCACGGCAACGTCGTGGTCGTCTCCACCCGCGACTGCTCGCTGCAGCGCCGCCACCAGAAGCTCGTCGAGGAGGCCCCGGCGCCCTACCTCACCCCCGAGCAGAACCAGCAGCTCTACAGCGCCTCCAAGGCCATCCTGAAGGAAGCCGGCTATGTCGGCGCCGGCACCTGCGAGTTCCTCGTCGGGCAGGACGGGACGATCTCCTTCCTGGAGGTCAACACCCGCCTCCAGGTCGAGCACCCGGTCACCGAGGAGATCTCCGGCATCGACCTGGTGCGCGAGCAGCTCCGCATCGCCGGGGGCGAGGAGCTGGGATACGACGACCCGCCGCTGCGCGGCCACTCGTTCGAGTTCCGCGTCAACGGCGAGGATCCCGGCCGCGGCTTCCTGCCCGCGCCCGGCACCGTGACCACCTTCGCCCCGCCCAGCGGCCCCGGCGTCCGCCTGGACGCCGGCGTGGAGTCCGGCTCGGTCATCGGCCCCGCCTGGGACTCGCTGCTGGCCAAGCTGATCGTCACCGGCGCCACGCGCAAGCAGGCTCTGGAGCGCGCGGCACGGGCCCTGGCGGAGTTCCGCGTCGAGGGCATGGCCACCGCCCTGACGTTCCACCGGGTGGTCGTCAAGGACCCGGCGTTCGCGCCCGAGGTCAACGGCCGCGAGGGCGAGCCGTTCACCGTCCACACCCGCTGGATCGAGACGGAATTCGCCGCCACGATCGAGCCGTTCGACCCCACGGGCGGCGCAGACGGCGAGGAAGGCGACATCCGCGAGACCGTCGTCGTCGAGGTCGGCGGCAAGCGCCTGGAAGTCTCGCTGCCCGCCACGCTGGCCATGCCCCTGGCGCGGGCGGCCGTCGCGGGCGGCGCGCGTCCCGCCCGCCGCAAGCCCGCCAAGCGGGCCGGCGCCGCGGCGACCGGCGACTCCCTCGCCTCTCCCATGCAGGGCACCATCGTCAAAGTCGCCGTGGAGGACGGCCAGCAGGTCGAGGAAGGTGACCTGGTCATCGTCCTGGAGGCGATGAAGATGGAACAGCCGATCAACGCGCACCGCTCCGGCACCGTGTCCGGCCTCAAGGCCGACGTCGGCGCCTCGGTCTCCTCCGGTGCCGTCATCTGCGAGATCAAGGACTGA
- a CDS encoding DeoR/GlpR family DNA-binding transcription regulator yields the protein MVRANGAVSLRELARVVQTSEVTVRRDVRALEAEGLLDRRHGGAVLPGGLTRESGFPQRALAATAEKTAIAEYAAGLVREGEAIVVGAGTTTQELARRLARVPGLTVVTNSLLVAQALAHANRVEVVMTGGTLRGSNYALVGSGAEQSLLGLRVSRAFLSGSGLTADRGLSTSNMLAASVDRALVRAAGDVVVLADHTKLGAETAFQTVPTDSITQLVTDQPPPECERAGMELEALANQGVRISVVGPCATGGKPGSERGGDPPRRGDAPVPPPRGGAHPGLAGPSPLGQRISDLAPSRRR from the coding sequence ATGGTGCGTGCCAACGGAGCCGTGTCGCTCCGGGAGCTCGCCCGCGTCGTCCAGACCTCAGAAGTGACCGTGCGGCGCGATGTCCGCGCCCTGGAGGCAGAAGGACTGCTGGACCGCAGACACGGTGGCGCGGTCCTCCCGGGTGGTCTCACCCGCGAGTCGGGTTTCCCCCAGCGGGCCCTGGCCGCGACGGCGGAGAAGACCGCCATCGCCGAGTACGCGGCCGGCCTGGTCCGGGAGGGCGAGGCCATCGTGGTCGGCGCCGGCACCACGACCCAGGAGCTGGCCCGCCGGCTGGCCCGGGTGCCGGGGCTCACGGTGGTCACCAACTCCCTGCTGGTCGCCCAGGCGCTCGCGCACGCCAACCGCGTGGAGGTGGTGATGACCGGCGGCACCCTCCGCGGGTCCAACTACGCGCTGGTGGGCAGCGGCGCCGAGCAGTCGCTGCTCGGGCTGCGCGTCAGCCGGGCCTTCCTCTCCGGCTCCGGGCTCACCGCCGACCGCGGTCTGTCCACGTCCAACATGCTGGCCGCCAGCGTGGACCGGGCGCTGGTGCGCGCGGCCGGTGACGTGGTGGTGCTCGCCGACCACACCAAGCTCGGCGCGGAGACGGCCTTCCAGACCGTGCCCACGGACTCGATCACGCAGCTGGTCACCGACCAGCCGCCGCCCGAGTGCGAGCGCGCGGGGATGGAGCTGGAGGCGCTGGCGAATCAGGGGGTGCGTATCTCCGTCGTGGGCCCGTGCGCCACCGGCGGCAAGCCGGGGTCCGAACGCGGCGGCGACCCGCCGCGGCGCGGAGACGCCCCGGTGCCGCCGCCGCGCGGCGGCGCGCACCCGGGGCTGGCCGGCCCCTCGCCGCTGGGTCAGCGGATCTCGGACCTGGCTCCGTCGCGCCGCAGATAG
- a CDS encoding gamma-glutamylcyclotransferase, translated as MSLYAAYAGNLDPRLMSRRAPHSPLRGTGWITGWRLTFGGEEMGWEGALATIVESAGQPASDVFVALYDIAPMDEDALDRWEGVGLGIYRRTRVQVHTLDGTVSAWVYVLNAYEGGLPSARYLGEVADAAESAGAPHDYVMELRKRPC; from the coding sequence ATGTCCCTCTACGCCGCATACGCCGGAAACCTCGACCCCCGGCTGATGTCCCGTCGCGCACCGCACTCCCCCCTGCGTGGCACCGGCTGGATCACCGGCTGGCGACTCACGTTCGGCGGCGAGGAGATGGGCTGGGAAGGCGCCTTGGCCACGATCGTCGAATCGGCCGGCCAGCCGGCGTCGGACGTCTTCGTGGCCCTCTACGACATCGCGCCGATGGACGAGGACGCGCTCGACCGCTGGGAGGGCGTCGGCCTGGGGATCTACCGCCGCACCCGCGTCCAGGTCCACACGCTGGACGGCACGGTCTCGGCCTGGGTGTATGTGCTGAACGCCTACGAGGGCGGCCTGCCCTCCGCCCGCTACCTGGGCGAGGTCGCCGACGCGGCGGAGTCGGCGGGCGCCCCGCACGACTACGTGATGGAGCTGCGCAAGCGCCCCTGCTGA
- a CDS encoding PH domain-containing protein, producing the protein MSEPQKYADRVYRSPAAVVAGCLLLGLGGWLGGDAILRGEGREPATAASVLLFVVPLVVAFTFRPAVFASDERLRVRNPFRTITAPWGAVEAIRASYSTELLAAGAKYQLWAIPVSLRARSKANRHNEQAAGSQPRRSGLMGGLGLGGGTFDVGNDPGPKTAPGDAAVAELRELAERHAADEAAQGGVGVRWSYEILAPLAVGAVALIVLLLTR; encoded by the coding sequence ATGAGTGAGCCCCAGAAGTACGCGGATCGCGTCTACCGCTCCCCGGCCGCCGTCGTGGCGGGCTGCCTGCTGCTCGGCCTCGGGGGATGGCTGGGCGGGGACGCGATCCTGCGTGGCGAGGGCCGTGAGCCCGCGACCGCCGCGTCCGTGCTGCTCTTCGTGGTGCCGCTGGTCGTGGCCTTCACCTTCCGGCCGGCCGTGTTCGCCTCGGACGAGCGGCTCCGCGTGCGGAACCCGTTCCGCACCATCACGGCGCCCTGGGGCGCGGTGGAGGCGATCCGCGCGAGCTATTCGACGGAGCTGCTGGCGGCCGGCGCGAAGTATCAGCTGTGGGCGATTCCGGTCTCCCTGCGGGCCCGTTCGAAGGCGAACCGGCACAACGAGCAGGCGGCCGGCAGTCAGCCGCGCCGTTCGGGCCTGATGGGCGGCCTCGGGCTCGGCGGCGGGACGTTCGACGTGGGGAACGACCCGGGGCCGAAGACGGCGCCCGGCGACGCGGCCGTGGCCGAGCTGCGCGAGCTCGCCGAGCGGCACGCGGCGGACGAGGCCGCGCAGGGCGGGGTCGGGGTCCGGTGGAGCTACGAGATCCTGGCGCCACTGGCCGTCGGCGCGGTGGCGCTGATCGTCCTCCTCCTGACGCGCTGA
- a CDS encoding nucleoside triphosphate pyrophosphatase: MSAAPTSPFSQPVRRLVLASQSPARLGLLRQAGLAPEVIVSGVDEDALSADTPAELARVLAEAKAAAVAARPEAAGALIVGCDSVLELDGRAYGKPADAEDAIARWKAMRGRSGLLHTGHCVIDTTAGPAARDVPARDVPARASATASTTVRFGQPTDEEIAAYVASGEPLRVAGAFTLDGRSAPFVEGIDGNAGNVIGLSLPLLRALLARVGTGITDLWV; this comes from the coding sequence ATGAGCGCCGCACCGACCTCGCCTTTCTCCCAGCCCGTCCGGCGGCTGGTCCTCGCTTCTCAATCGCCTGCTCGGCTGGGGCTGTTGCGGCAGGCCGGGCTCGCGCCCGAGGTCATCGTCAGCGGGGTGGACGAGGACGCGCTGAGCGCGGACACCCCGGCCGAGCTGGCGCGGGTGCTGGCGGAGGCCAAGGCGGCGGCGGTCGCGGCGCGGCCCGAGGCGGCCGGGGCCCTGATCGTGGGCTGCGACTCGGTGCTGGAGCTCGACGGGCGCGCGTACGGCAAGCCGGCCGACGCCGAGGACGCCATCGCCCGCTGGAAGGCCATGCGGGGGCGCTCCGGCCTGCTGCACACCGGTCACTGCGTCATCGACACGACGGCCGGCCCGGCGGCGCGGGACGTACCCGCGCGCGACGTGCCCGCGCGCGCCTCGGCCACCGCGTCAACGACGGTCAGGTTCGGCCAGCCCACGGACGAGGAGATCGCCGCCTACGTCGCGTCCGGCGAACCCCTCCGCGTGGCGGGGGCGTTCACCCTCGACGGCCGCTCGGCCCCGTTCGTCGAAGGGATCGACGGGAACGCCGGCAACGTCATCGGGCTGTCCCTGCCACTCCTGCGCGCGCTGCTCGCCCGGGTCGGGACCGGCATCACCGACCTGTGGGTCTGA
- a CDS encoding phospho-sugar mutase encodes MPQETEDGSALIARARDWLAEDPDPDTRKELAGLIAEGATEALAERFAGTLQFGTAGLRGEMGAGPARMNRAVVIRAAAGLTAYLARRSPGLVVIGYDARHKSATFARDTAAVVTGAGLRAALLPRPLPTPVLAFAIRHLGAVAGVTVTASHNPPRDNGYKVYLGDGSQIVPPADAEIAAEIAAVGPLHTVPRAEEGWQVLGEEIVDAYLARTDAALSADSPRTTTAVYTPLHGVGRSVLTAAFARAGFPAPIEVAAQAEPDPDFPTVAFPNPEEPGAMDLAFAAARAAAPRPDLVIANDPDADRCAVGVPDPAADGGWRMLRGDELGALLATHLVGEGARGTFAASIVSSSLTGKIAAAAGLPYEETLTGFKWLGRVPDLAYAYEEALGYCVDPVGVRDKDGITAALRVAELAAVLKARGRTLTDLLDDIAVTHGLHATDQLSVRVADLSLIADAMRRLRTAPPTELAGLPVTTAEDLGRGTETLPPTDGLRYTLAGSDAITSARVIVRPSGTEPKIKCYLEVITPAPTTADLPTARTRAAAVLTRLKEDLAHHAGL; translated from the coding sequence ATGCCCCAGGAGACCGAGGACGGCTCGGCGCTGATCGCCCGCGCCCGGGACTGGCTCGCCGAGGACCCGGATCCGGACACGCGCAAGGAGCTGGCGGGCCTGATCGCCGAGGGCGCGACCGAGGCGCTCGCCGAACGGTTCGCCGGGACGCTCCAGTTCGGCACGGCGGGGTTGCGCGGAGAGATGGGCGCCGGCCCGGCGCGCATGAACCGCGCGGTCGTCATCCGCGCCGCCGCCGGCCTGACCGCCTACCTCGCCCGGCGCTCCCCCGGCCTGGTCGTCATCGGCTACGACGCCCGGCACAAGAGCGCCACCTTCGCCCGCGACACCGCCGCCGTGGTCACGGGCGCCGGGCTGCGCGCCGCGCTGCTGCCGCGCCCGCTGCCCACGCCCGTGCTGGCCTTCGCGATCCGGCACCTCGGCGCGGTCGCCGGAGTGACCGTCACCGCCAGCCACAACCCCCCGCGCGACAACGGCTACAAGGTCTACCTCGGCGACGGCAGCCAGATCGTGCCCCCGGCGGACGCGGAGATCGCCGCCGAGATCGCCGCCGTCGGCCCGCTGCACACCGTCCCCCGCGCCGAGGAGGGCTGGCAGGTGCTCGGCGAGGAGATCGTGGACGCCTACCTGGCCCGCACGGACGCCGCGCTCTCGGCCGACTCGCCGCGCACCACCACGGCCGTCTACACGCCGCTGCACGGCGTCGGCCGGTCGGTGCTGACGGCCGCGTTCGCCCGCGCGGGCTTCCCCGCGCCGATCGAAGTGGCCGCACAGGCCGAGCCCGACCCCGACTTCCCCACCGTGGCCTTCCCCAACCCGGAGGAGCCCGGGGCGATGGACCTGGCCTTCGCCGCGGCCCGCGCCGCCGCGCCGCGGCCCGATCTGGTCATCGCGAACGACCCCGACGCCGACCGCTGCGCGGTGGGCGTCCCGGACCCGGCGGCCGACGGCGGCTGGCGCATGCTGCGCGGCGACGAACTCGGCGCGCTGCTGGCCACCCACCTGGTGGGCGAGGGCGCGCGCGGTACGTTCGCGGCGTCGATCGTCTCCTCCTCCCTGACCGGGAAGATCGCCGCGGCGGCCGGGCTGCCGTACGAGGAGACGCTCACGGGCTTCAAGTGGCTCGGCCGCGTGCCCGATCTGGCGTACGCCTACGAGGAGGCCCTCGGGTACTGCGTCGATCCGGTCGGCGTCCGCGACAAGGACGGCATCACCGCCGCCCTCCGGGTGGCCGAGCTGGCCGCCGTGCTGAAGGCGCGGGGCCGGACCCTGACGGACCTGCTGGACGACATCGCCGTGACCCACGGCCTGCACGCCACGGACCAGCTCTCGGTCCGGGTCGCGGACCTGTCGCTGATCGCGGACGCGATGCGACGGCTGCGGACCGCGCCACCCACCGAACTGGCGGGCCTGCCGGTCACCACGGCCGAGGACCTCGGCCGGGGCACGGAGACGCTGCCGCCGACCGACGGCCTGCGCTACACCCTCGCCGGGTCCGACGCCATCACCTCGGCCCGCGTGATCGTCCGGCCGAGCGGCACGGAGCCGAAGATCAAGTGCTACCTGGAGGTCATCACCCCGGCCCCCACCACCGCCGACCTGCCGACGGCCCGCACCAGGGCCGCCGCCGTCCTGACCCGCCTGAAGGAGGACCTGGCCCACCACGCCGGCCTGTGA
- a CDS encoding purine-nucleoside phosphorylase → MNASEIEGAADAAAARIRELTGVAGHDVALVMGSGWVPAADQLGEPRHEFDFTELPGFPAPSVEGHAGRIRSYRVGEKQALVFLGRTHYYEGRDVVAVAHGVRTAVAAGCKVVVLTNGCGGLRAGMRPGQPVLIGDHINLTAASPINGVNFVDLTDLYSPRLRALCKEIDPSLEEGVYVQFPGPHYETPAEIRMVRAIGGDLVGMSTVLEAIAAREAGAEVLGISLVTNLAAGITGEPLNHEEVLRAGRDSAARMGGLLSQVLGRI, encoded by the coding sequence GTGAACGCATCTGAGATTGAGGGCGCGGCCGACGCCGCGGCGGCCCGCATCCGGGAGTTGACCGGGGTCGCCGGCCACGACGTCGCGCTGGTCATGGGCTCCGGCTGGGTGCCGGCGGCGGACCAGCTCGGGGAGCCGCGGCACGAGTTCGACTTCACCGAACTGCCCGGCTTCCCGGCCCCCAGCGTCGAGGGGCACGCGGGCCGGATCCGCTCCTACCGGGTGGGCGAGAAGCAGGCACTGGTCTTCCTCGGCCGCACCCATTATTACGAGGGACGCGATGTCGTCGCCGTGGCCCATGGCGTGCGCACGGCCGTCGCCGCGGGCTGCAAGGTCGTGGTGCTCACCAACGGCTGCGGCGGTCTCCGCGCGGGCATGCGCCCCGGCCAGCCGGTTCTCATCGGTGACCACATCAACCTGACCGCCGCCTCGCCCATCAACGGCGTCAACTTCGTCGACCTGACCGACCTGTACTCGCCGCGGCTGCGCGCGCTGTGCAAGGAGATCGACCCCAGCCTCGAAGAGGGCGTGTACGTCCAGTTCCCCGGGCCGCACTACGAGACCCCGGCCGAGATCCGGATGGTCCGCGCCATCGGCGGCGATCTGGTGGGCATGTCGACCGTGCTGGAGGCCATCGCCGCCCGCGAGGCGGGCGCCGAGGTGCTGGGCATCTCGCTGGTCACCAACCTCGCCGCGGGCATCACCGGCGAGCCGCTGAACCACGAGGAGGTCCTCCGGGCCGGCCGCGACTCCGCAGCCCGGATGGGCGGTCTGCTCTCCCAGGTGCTAGGACGGATCTGA
- a CDS encoding NAD(P)H-quinone dehydrogenase — protein MTRIVIIGGGPGGYEAALVGAQLGAEVTVVDRDGLGGASVLTDCVPSKTLIATAEVMTGFDSSHEELGIEIDHDGDGIGDEVRGIGVDLGKVNRRVKRLALAQSHDINASVTRAGVRVLRGHGRLEPDQAPDGSRRVTVTDTEGETRSLVADCVLVATGGHPREIPDARPDGERILTWTQVYDLGELPEELIVVGSGVTGAEFAGAYQALGSRVTLVSSRDRVLPGEDPDAAAVLEDVFRRRGMNVMARSRAAAAKRVGNRVEITLADGRVISGTHCLMAVGAVPNTTDMGLEESGVKLRDSGHIWTDKVSRTTAPGVYAAGDCTGVLALASVAAMQGRIAMYHFLGDAVAPLDLNTVSGNIFTDPEIATVGYSQADVEEGRIDARVVKLPLLRNPRAKMQGVRDGFVKLFARPGTGIVVGGVIVAPRASELIHPISIAVDNSLTVEQIAKAFTVYPSLSGSIAEAARQLHTRKLSADQ, from the coding sequence GTGACTCGGATCGTGATTATTGGTGGCGGACCTGGCGGCTACGAGGCAGCGCTGGTGGGCGCGCAGCTCGGTGCGGAGGTGACCGTCGTCGACCGGGACGGACTGGGCGGTGCCTCGGTGCTCACCGACTGCGTGCCGTCCAAGACGCTGATCGCGACGGCCGAGGTCATGACGGGTTTCGACTCCTCGCACGAGGAGCTCGGTATAGAGATCGACCACGACGGGGACGGCATCGGCGACGAGGTGCGCGGCATCGGCGTCGACCTCGGCAAGGTCAACCGCCGGGTCAAGCGGCTCGCGCTCGCCCAGTCGCACGACATCAACGCCTCCGTCACCCGCGCCGGGGTGCGGGTGCTGCGCGGGCACGGCCGGTTGGAGCCGGACCAGGCGCCGGACGGCTCGCGCCGGGTCACGGTCACCGACACGGAGGGCGAGACCCGGAGCCTGGTGGCGGACTGCGTGCTGGTCGCCACCGGCGGCCACCCGAGGGAGATCCCGGACGCCCGGCCGGACGGCGAGCGGATTCTCACCTGGACCCAGGTCTACGACCTCGGGGAGCTGCCCGAGGAGCTGATCGTGGTCGGCTCCGGGGTCACCGGCGCGGAGTTCGCCGGGGCGTACCAGGCGCTGGGCTCCCGGGTCACGCTGGTCTCCTCGCGGGACCGCGTGCTGCCCGGCGAGGACCCGGACGCGGCGGCCGTGCTGGAAGACGTCTTCCGCCGCCGGGGGATGAACGTGATGGCCCGCTCGCGGGCGGCGGCGGCCAAGCGCGTGGGGAACCGTGTGGAGATCACGCTGGCCGACGGCCGGGTCATCTCCGGCACGCACTGTCTGATGGCGGTCGGCGCGGTGCCGAACACGACGGACATGGGCCTGGAGGAGTCCGGCGTCAAGCTCAGGGACTCCGGGCACATCTGGACCGACAAGGTCTCCCGCACCACGGCCCCCGGCGTCTACGCGGCCGGGGACTGCACGGGCGTGCTGGCGCTGGCCTCCGTCGCCGCGATGCAGGGCCGGATCGCGATGTACCACTTCCTCGGCGACGCGGTGGCGCCGCTCGACCTGAACACCGTCTCGGGGAACATCTTCACGGACCCCGAGATCGCCACCGTCGGCTACTCCCAGGCCGATGTGGAGGAGGGCCGGATCGACGCCCGCGTGGTGAAGCTGCCGCTGCTGCGCAACCCCCGGGCGAAGATGCAGGGCGTGCGGGACGGCTTCGTCAAGCTGTTCGCCCGTCCGGGCACGGGGATCGTGGTCGGCGGCGTGATCGTCGCCCCGCGCGCGAGCGAGCTGATCCATCCGATTTCGATCGCGGTCGACAACAGCCTGACCGTGGAACAGATCGCAAAAGCGTTCACCGTGTACCCGTCTCTGTCCGGCTCGATCGCCGAGGCGGCCCGGCAGCTCCATACACGGAAACTCTCCGCTGACCAGTAG